One stretch of Caloenas nicobarica isolate bCalNic1 chromosome 4, bCalNic1.hap1, whole genome shotgun sequence DNA includes these proteins:
- the OTUD4 gene encoding OTU domain-containing protein 4 isoform X5 produces MESTCKADGGEQSHQGSGTAAPGEDSMDCYLRSQGLYRKRVAKDGSCLFRAVAEQVLHSQSRHIDVRMACVDYLRKNREKFEAFIEGPFEEYLKCLENPQEWVGQVEISALSLMYKKDFIIYREPNASPSHVTENGFSDKVLLCFSNGNHYDIVYPIEYSEKAALCQSLLYELLYEKVFDTDVKKIIAELSAAGMTEESNGSSEVSASDSEDENYR; encoded by the exons ATGGAGTCGACGTGCAAAGCCGACGGCGGGGAGCAGAGTCATCAAGGCAGCGGCACGGCAGCCCCCGGGGAGGATTCCATGGACTGCTACCTGCGATCTCAGGGCTTGTACAGGAAGAGAGTTGCCAAGGATGGATCTTGTCTTTTCAGGGCTGTGGCCGAGCAG GTGTTACATTCTCAGTCTCGGCATATTGATGTTAGGATGGCTTGTGTAGACTATCTTCGTAAAAATAGGGAGAAATTTGAAGCA tTCATAGAGGGGCCATTTGAagagtatttaaaatgtttggaaaatcCACAG gaaTGGGTTGGACAAGTAGAAATAAGTGCCCTTTCTCTTATGTACaa GAAAGATTTCATAATATACCGGGAACCAAATGCTTCTCCTTCACATGTAactgaaaatggcttttctgaTAAG GTATTGCTGTGCTTCTCAAATGGAAACCACTATGATATTGTTTATCCCATAGAGTATTCAGAAAAGGCTGCTCTGTGCCAGT ctctgctgtaTGAATTGCTGTATGAGAAAGTATTTGATACAGACGTAAAGAAAATCATAGCAGAACTTAGTGCTGCTGGTATGACAGAGGAAAGTAATGGTAGCAGTGAAGTATCTGCTTCAGATTCAGAAGATGAAAACTACAGGTAA